One Luteolibacter yonseiensis genomic window carries:
- a CDS encoding phage tail protein: MATPFIAQIATFGFNFAPRGWAQCNGQTLPIAQNTALFSILGTTYGGNGTTTFMLPNLQGRAPMHPGAGGGLTSRTLGQVLGTENQTLSVPEMPAHNHGGVVAPMSASPAAGGSSSPSGMVPAVTPRPLYADTGNGSLGAPSISSVGGGQPHLNMQPYLCVNFCIALQGIFPSRN, encoded by the coding sequence ATGGCCACACCCTTCATCGCTCAAATCGCCACCTTCGGTTTCAATTTCGCGCCGCGGGGTTGGGCCCAGTGCAACGGCCAGACGCTCCCGATCGCCCAGAACACGGCACTTTTCTCCATCCTCGGCACCACCTATGGCGGGAACGGCACCACGACCTTCATGCTGCCGAACCTGCAAGGCCGCGCCCCGATGCATCCCGGCGCGGGCGGCGGCCTCACTTCACGCACGCTGGGCCAGGTTCTGGGAACGGAAAACCAGACCCTCTCGGTGCCGGAAATGCCCGCTCACAACCATGGCGGAGTCGTGGCACCCATGTCGGCCAGTCCCGCTGCCGGTGGCAGCAGCAGTCCGTCAGGGATGGTTCCGGCGGTGACACCGCGCCCTCTCTACGCGGATACCGGCAATGGCAGCCTGGGCGCGCCTTCCATCTCCAGCGTCGGTGGCGGCCAACCGCATCTCAACATGCAGCCTTACCTCTGCGTCAACTTCTGCATCGCCCTGCAAGGCATCTTCCCCAGCCGCAACTAG
- a CDS encoding sulfotransferase family protein, which produces MSLPDLQGWLPVGITRHTSEPLVDWCRMGSRRFTEPFFDHSVEAAMQEPFNLLFRHQLPLDSLIEWQERSPGPVPDGFIFHMSRCGSTLVSRMLAALPGHIVLSEPPPLDALLRTDLRGADDEIRIAWLRAWVGIMGRPRNGERGLFVKLDAWHVFDLPLLRRAFPDTPWIFLYRNPVEVMVSAIGNPGMHLVPGMIGVTVPGIDPDEAMRMPQAEYIARVLAAVMLAGLEHLGPLGGKAINYDSLPEGVFSSIAPHFGLSLSPARMEAMKAVTAFHAKAPCFNFEPDSESKRNAAGGEVTALCAALLNPIYEQLRKLSE; this is translated from the coding sequence ATGAGCCTGCCGGATCTCCAGGGTTGGCTGCCGGTCGGCATCACGCGCCATACGAGCGAGCCGCTGGTGGACTGGTGCCGGATGGGATCCCGGCGTTTCACGGAACCATTCTTCGACCATTCCGTGGAGGCGGCGATGCAGGAGCCGTTCAACCTGCTTTTCCGCCACCAGCTTCCGCTTGATTCATTGATCGAGTGGCAGGAACGCAGCCCGGGACCTGTTCCTGACGGCTTTATCTTCCATATGTCGCGCTGTGGCTCGACACTGGTGTCCCGGATGCTCGCCGCGCTGCCCGGCCACATCGTGCTTTCCGAGCCGCCGCCGCTGGACGCGCTGCTGCGCACGGACCTGCGGGGAGCGGACGACGAAATCCGCATCGCCTGGTTGCGCGCGTGGGTCGGGATCATGGGCCGGCCGCGCAATGGAGAGCGCGGTCTGTTCGTGAAGCTTGACGCGTGGCATGTGTTCGACCTGCCGCTGTTGCGCCGCGCCTTTCCCGACACGCCGTGGATTTTCCTCTATCGAAATCCCGTGGAGGTAATGGTCTCCGCGATCGGCAACCCCGGCATGCATCTGGTTCCGGGAATGATCGGCGTGACAGTGCCGGGAATCGATCCGGACGAGGCGATGCGGATGCCGCAGGCCGAATACATCGCCCGCGTGCTTGCCGCTGTCATGCTTGCGGGCCTGGAACATCTCGGCCCGCTGGGTGGCAAGGCCATCAATTACGACAGTCTGCCCGAAGGGGTGTTTTCCTCCATCGCTCCCCACTTCGGCTTGTCCCTGTCCCCGGCGCGGATGGAGGCGATGAAGGCCGTCACCGCCTTCCACGCCAAGGCCCCGTGCTTCAATTTCGAACCCGATTCCGAAAGCAAGCGTAATGCCGCCGGCGGGGAGGTGACCGCCTTGTGCGCTGCCTTGCTGAACCCGATCTATGAACAACTGCGCAAGTTGTCGGAATGA
- a CDS encoding phage tail protein, whose translation MPALPLVGQIMMFGGNFAPKDWALCNGQLLPIAQNTALFSLLGTTYGGNGQTTFALPDLRGRVPVHQSVAHTIGELAGTESVTLLASQLAPHSHAVGTTGSASDKPATDTDPAGRVFAVPTDGGNSFSTTSTGVLGGAVNTGTDGGSQPHGNMQPYTCVNFCIALSGVFPSRN comes from the coding sequence ATGCCAGCGCTACCTCTAGTCGGCCAGATCATGATGTTCGGCGGAAACTTCGCCCCGAAAGACTGGGCGCTCTGCAACGGACAACTGTTGCCCATTGCCCAGAACACCGCGCTCTTCAGCCTTTTGGGCACCACCTACGGCGGCAACGGCCAGACCACCTTCGCACTGCCGGATTTGCGTGGCAGGGTTCCTGTCCACCAGTCGGTGGCGCACACCATCGGGGAACTCGCGGGGACCGAGAGCGTGACCCTGCTCGCTTCCCAGTTGGCCCCTCACTCTCATGCGGTCGGCACCACCGGCAGCGCCAGCGACAAACCCGCCACCGATACCGATCCCGCAGGACGGGTTTTCGCGGTTCCAACCGATGGCGGCAACTCCTTTTCGACGACGTCCACCGGTGTCCTCGGCGGTGCGGTAAACACCGGCACCGATGGAGGCTCCCAGCCCCACGGCAACATGCAGCCTTACACCTGCGTCAATTTCTGCATCGCCCTCTCCGGCGTCTTCCCTTCCCGCAACTGA
- a CDS encoding phage tail protein: MATPFVAEITLFAGNFAPRGYAFCNGQLLSIAQNTALFSLLGTTYGGNGQTTFALPDLQGRLPMHPGQGPGLTQRVLGEKSGTETVTLTTSHLPSHNHTVSQGFGSAADSPSPLGRYPAVPASGTPYSGTTGTQMAASTVTSLASSGGNQPHNNLMPSLCVNFIIATQGVFPSRN; encoded by the coding sequence ATGGCCACTCCTTTCGTCGCTGAAATCACCCTGTTTGCCGGAAACTTCGCGCCTCGTGGCTACGCTTTCTGCAACGGGCAGTTGTTATCCATCGCCCAGAATACGGCGCTCTTCAGCCTTCTGGGCACCACCTACGGCGGCAATGGTCAGACCACCTTCGCCTTGCCAGATCTTCAGGGCAGGCTGCCGATGCACCCCGGGCAAGGGCCGGGCCTCACCCAGCGCGTTCTTGGGGAAAAGTCCGGGACGGAGACCGTCACACTGACCACCTCACATTTGCCAAGCCACAACCACACCGTCAGCCAGGGCTTTGGTTCGGCCGCGGACAGTCCGTCCCCCCTCGGCCGCTATCCGGCGGTTCCCGCCAGTGGCACTCCCTACTCCGGCACCACCGGCACGCAGATGGCCGCGAGCACCGTCACCAGTCTGGCCTCCTCCGGTGGCAACCAGCCCCACAACAACCTGATGCCTTCGCTGTGCGTCAATTTCATCATCGCCACTCAAGGCGTTTTCCCTTCCCGGAACTGA
- a CDS encoding DUF6916 family protein — MNASTTSGETICPSASGRRDFLTLCAGAAVTCAVPLAAGIASRLRRPATVASTEVPPTAALPGLAAFEAHLGSLFVAAATESHPPVHFTLAKAEALGKAGGFAGEQFSLRFDAPPGHRIESRIHQLRHPVLGNLELFISPVGSADRFEGQQKGEAVVSSLVLLS, encoded by the coding sequence ATGAACGCATCCACCACGAGCGGTGAAACGATCTGCCCTTCCGCCTCCGGTCGCCGCGATTTCCTGACTCTTTGCGCAGGGGCGGCGGTCACGTGCGCGGTGCCGCTCGCGGCTGGCATCGCCAGCCGCCTTCGTCGTCCGGCGACGGTTGCTTCGACGGAGGTTCCGCCAACCGCCGCGCTGCCCGGGTTGGCCGCTTTCGAAGCCCATCTCGGCAGCTTGTTCGTGGCGGCGGCCACGGAGTCGCATCCCCCGGTTCATTTCACTCTTGCGAAGGCCGAGGCCTTGGGAAAAGCCGGGGGCTTTGCCGGCGAACAATTCTCACTTCGTTTCGACGCGCCTCCCGGGCATCGCATCGAGAGCCGTATCCATCAACTTCGCCACCCGGTCCTCGGCAACCTGGAGCTTTTCATCTCGCCGGTGGGCTCGGCCGATCGGTTCGAAGGGCAGCAGAAAGGTGAGGCCGTCGTCAGCTCGCTCGTCCTTCTTTCCTGA
- a CDS encoding DNA polymerase Y family protein, producing MFASLHIPDFTMAAALRAAPGARGHACAVLAAGGASASQEKLPLLAVNLQARDAGIRSGWPLNRALIRCPDLRVVARDPVAESALRGELIALGESLGPDLEVTAPDTVTIDLSTRRGPLGDGLAALELEGAAIWHARARTPDLSHLAAKHEATQGRIVEPCDLVSLPVEILHSLACGKGPMEILNLWGIRRLGEFMAFPRQALAERLGPEAGHWHDVLHGKSCRLLRLHRPPESFVQEFDCDDSITSLEPLVFALKRMLHTLAGRMASRHLAAGVLHFRLDLESGDAVERSVRLPEPQSQVEGMLSPLQMWLESLRLDAPVSRMRLDAGTTFAASSQREWFGRQMPQPERFAETLAKLDALLGNGRVGIPAHGPSFAADSCVMLPVMGARGAGPVGTSRPECPVPLHRFRPPRKIAVAHEMRDGTPWPMALLNGSHPGEIIDRRGPFPMSGDWWRTEDSWERLEWDIQLAGRHLLRLVWLRQDDWQLDGIYR from the coding sequence ATGTTCGCCTCGCTGCATATTCCGGATTTCACGATGGCGGCGGCCTTGCGGGCCGCTCCGGGGGCGCGTGGTCATGCCTGCGCGGTGCTTGCCGCGGGAGGGGCGTCTGCATCACAGGAAAAGCTGCCGCTGCTTGCGGTCAATCTGCAGGCGAGGGATGCCGGGATACGATCGGGCTGGCCGCTCAACCGCGCGTTGATCCGTTGCCCGGATCTCCGGGTGGTTGCGCGCGATCCGGTGGCGGAGTCCGCGTTGCGAGGGGAGTTGATCGCATTGGGTGAATCACTTGGCCCGGACCTGGAAGTCACGGCACCGGATACGGTGACCATCGACCTATCCACACGCCGTGGACCGTTGGGTGACGGGCTGGCGGCTTTAGAACTGGAGGGTGCCGCCATCTGGCATGCCCGCGCGCGGACCCCGGATCTGTCGCATCTGGCGGCGAAACATGAGGCGACACAGGGGCGGATCGTAGAACCCTGCGATCTGGTTTCCCTGCCGGTGGAGATTCTCCATTCCTTGGCATGTGGGAAGGGACCGATGGAGATCCTGAATTTGTGGGGGATCAGGCGGCTGGGGGAGTTCATGGCGTTTCCGCGCCAAGCGTTGGCGGAGAGGTTGGGACCTGAGGCGGGGCATTGGCATGATGTGCTGCATGGGAAGTCCTGCCGGCTCCTGCGGCTGCACCGCCCGCCGGAGTCGTTTGTGCAGGAGTTTGATTGCGATGACTCGATCACCTCACTGGAGCCGCTGGTCTTCGCGCTGAAGCGGATGCTGCACACTCTGGCGGGGCGGATGGCATCGCGGCATCTGGCGGCGGGCGTGCTGCATTTCCGGCTGGATCTGGAATCCGGCGACGCGGTCGAGAGAAGCGTGAGACTGCCCGAGCCCCAATCGCAGGTGGAGGGCATGCTTTCGCCGCTGCAGATGTGGTTGGAGTCGCTGCGGCTTGATGCTCCGGTTTCTCGAATGCGGCTTGATGCGGGAACGACCTTCGCCGCTTCCTCCCAGCGGGAGTGGTTCGGCCGGCAGATGCCCCAGCCGGAGCGGTTCGCGGAGACGCTGGCGAAGCTGGATGCGTTGTTGGGGAACGGGCGTGTCGGCATTCCGGCCCATGGTCCTTCATTCGCGGCGGATTCCTGCGTGATGCTTCCGGTGATGGGGGCGAGGGGGGCGGGGCCGGTCGGAACAAGCCGCCCGGAGTGCCCGGTGCCCTTGCACCGGTTCCGACCGCCACGGAAGATCGCGGTGGCGCATGAGATGCGTGATGGCACGCCATGGCCCATGGCATTGCTAAACGGATCGCATCCCGGCGAGATCATCGACCGGCGCGGACCGTTTCCGATGTCCGGCGACTGGTGGCGGACGGAGGATTCGTGGGAACGGCTGGAGTGGGACATCCAGCTTGCGGGCAGGCACCTCCTGCGGCTGGTGTGGCTCCGGCAGGATGATTGGCAATTGGATGGCATCTACCGATGA
- a CDS encoding arylsulfatase encodes MKPFLLLCALFATPLTAAEKPNVVLIMVDDMGYSDIRPYGGEIDTPNIDALAKNGLRFTQFYNSARCCPTRATLMTGLAPHQAGIGHMTGEESADNKEVPPAYAGNINDSCVTLAQVARSAGYATFMAGKWHLSGKDQGDWPLQRGFDRYYGCLAGATHFFEPYGARIMYDGNTPDPAPKSTTDRPFYTTDAFADHARAFIDGHAAGVGRNRPFFLYLAFTAPHWPHHAHDQELEKYRGKYAMGWDKLREQRFARQKASGLVPASWQLSPRDPEVPAWDSLDAEQQAACADRMAAYAGMIDRVDQKIGDLVATLKKNNAFENTLILFLSDNGACAEGSILGKGDPVKDRAPRTDLMLPSYGQSWANASATPYRLYKHFAHEGGANTPFIAHWPARIKAGRDWFREPAQLIDIMPTLIDLAGASYPEEFQGHKVTPIEGIPLTSAFDGKPLGRKQPIFIEHENNAFVRDGDWKLVGRGVTPPRGLQKDKWELYHLSEDGTELHDLAKEQPGKVAALSAQWEAWAERSDIYPKTTPKKNP; translated from the coding sequence ATGAAGCCGTTCCTCCTGCTATGCGCCCTGTTTGCCACTCCGCTGACCGCGGCGGAAAAACCCAATGTCGTCCTCATCATGGTCGATGACATGGGCTATTCCGACATCCGTCCCTATGGCGGTGAGATCGACACTCCCAACATCGACGCCCTTGCGAAGAACGGGCTGCGCTTCACCCAGTTTTACAATTCGGCCCGCTGCTGTCCCACCCGCGCCACGCTGATGACCGGGCTCGCACCGCACCAGGCCGGCATCGGCCACATGACGGGCGAGGAGTCCGCGGACAACAAGGAGGTGCCTCCCGCTTACGCGGGCAATATCAACGACTCGTGCGTCACTCTCGCCCAAGTCGCGAGATCCGCCGGCTACGCGACCTTCATGGCGGGCAAATGGCATCTCTCGGGCAAGGATCAGGGGGATTGGCCGCTGCAGCGCGGTTTCGACCGCTACTACGGCTGTCTGGCCGGGGCGACGCACTTCTTCGAACCCTACGGCGCGCGCATCATGTATGACGGCAACACACCGGACCCCGCTCCGAAGAGCACCACCGACCGCCCGTTTTACACGACCGACGCCTTTGCCGATCACGCGCGGGCCTTCATCGACGGGCACGCGGCGGGGGTGGGAAGGAACAGGCCGTTTTTCCTCTACCTCGCCTTTACCGCGCCGCATTGGCCGCACCACGCGCACGATCAGGAGCTCGAAAAGTATCGCGGGAAATATGCGATGGGCTGGGACAAGCTGCGCGAGCAACGCTTCGCCCGGCAGAAGGCATCCGGGCTGGTTCCCGCATCGTGGCAGCTTTCTCCCCGCGATCCGGAGGTGCCCGCATGGGATTCGCTTGATGCGGAGCAACAGGCCGCGTGCGCGGACCGCATGGCCGCCTATGCGGGGATGATCGACCGCGTGGACCAGAAGATCGGCGATCTCGTCGCCACTCTGAAAAAGAACAACGCTTTTGAAAACACGCTCATCCTTTTCCTGTCCGACAACGGTGCCTGCGCGGAGGGATCGATCCTCGGCAAGGGAGACCCCGTGAAGGATCGGGCTCCCCGGACGGATCTCATGCTGCCGAGCTACGGCCAGTCCTGGGCGAATGCCTCGGCCACGCCCTACCGTCTCTACAAGCATTTCGCCCACGAAGGCGGGGCGAACACACCGTTCATCGCCCACTGGCCCGCACGGATCAAGGCCGGGCGCGACTGGTTCCGCGAACCCGCGCAGCTGATCGACATCATGCCCACCTTGATCGATTTGGCGGGGGCTTCCTACCCGGAGGAATTCCAAGGGCACAAGGTCACCCCCATCGAGGGCATCCCGCTGACATCCGCCTTCGATGGCAAGCCGCTCGGACGCAAGCAACCGATCTTCATCGAGCATGAAAACAACGCCTTCGTCCGCGACGGCGACTGGAAGCTCGTCGGCAGGGGCGTCACTCCGCCGCGAGGACTGCAGAAGGACAAGTGGGAGCTCTACCATCTGTCCGAGGACGGTACCGAACTCCACGACCTCGCGAAGGAACAACCTGGGAAAGTCGCCGCACTCTCGGCGCAATGGGAGGCCTGGGCGGAGCGCTCCGATATTTACCCCAAGACGACCCCGAAAAAAAATCCATGA
- a CDS encoding DUF6916 family protein: MVSVILEVPKPEEPARFLRLETFAPFVGDEFNLSRGNDRVTMRLAEASPVGGHRPVECEKFSLIFTAGPERPLQQGIHGFRHETLGDFELFITPVMSPDHDLNWYEASINREIVP, from the coding sequence ATGGTATCTGTGATTTTGGAAGTTCCTAAACCCGAGGAACCCGCCCGGTTTCTCCGCTTGGAGACCTTCGCGCCTTTTGTGGGCGACGAATTCAATCTGTCGCGCGGCAACGATCGGGTGACCATGCGGCTGGCGGAAGCCAGTCCCGTCGGAGGCCACCGGCCCGTCGAATGTGAGAAGTTCTCACTCATTTTCACCGCCGGTCCGGAGAGGCCCTTGCAACAGGGGATCCACGGCTTCAGGCACGAAACGCTCGGAGACTTCGAACTGTTCATCACCCCGGTCATGTCGCCGGATCACGACCTGAATTGGTATGAGGCATCGATCAACCGTGAAATCGTCCCCTGA
- a CDS encoding GNAT family N-acetyltransferase translates to MSVDAPVSHRLRAATRDDLEFQFRLYASTRQEELAAAGFPEAMRESFLGMQFEAQTSHYSLCYPSAEWLIIGSGGEDAGRLILDRAPDHLHIMDIALLPGFRGRGIGTALLRQVLAEAAEKQLPVRLFAFTGERATGLYRRLGFESIMDDGIHTELVWRPAK, encoded by the coding sequence ATGTCTGTCGATGCACCTGTATCCCACCGGCTCCGTGCCGCTACCCGCGACGACCTGGAGTTCCAATTCCGCCTGTATGCCAGCACGCGGCAGGAGGAACTCGCCGCCGCCGGTTTTCCGGAGGCGATGAGGGAATCATTTCTTGGCATGCAGTTCGAGGCTCAGACCTCGCACTACTCGCTATGCTATCCGTCAGCCGAGTGGCTGATCATCGGGTCCGGAGGCGAGGATGCGGGACGGCTCATTCTGGATCGCGCCCCGGATCATCTCCACATCATGGATATCGCGCTGCTGCCCGGGTTCCGCGGACGGGGCATCGGGACGGCGCTGCTGCGGCAGGTGCTCGCGGAGGCTGCGGAGAAACAGCTTCCCGTGCGCTTGTTCGCCTTTACCGGAGAGCGCGCGACGGGACTTTACCGCCGCCTGGGCTTTGAAAGCATCATGGACGACGGCATCCACACCGAACTGGTCTGGCGGCCGGCCAAGTGA
- a CDS encoding MarR family winged helix-turn-helix transcriptional regulator, whose protein sequence is MPEPANIPELTDHLGYWMRVVSNAVSFSFARKLETKGITTAEWVVMRVLHDLESAPPSRVAGRMGMTRGAVSRLTDRLVGKGMVSRKDDPADGRAHNLSLTPAGRRLLPELAALAERNEAEFFGTFTRREKSQIEAFFKRVIKERGIDGTATD, encoded by the coding sequence ATGCCCGAGCCAGCAAATATTCCCGAACTGACCGACCACCTCGGGTATTGGATGCGTGTCGTATCGAACGCCGTTTCGTTTTCATTCGCCCGCAAACTCGAGACCAAAGGAATCACGACTGCGGAATGGGTCGTGATGCGGGTGTTGCACGATCTCGAATCCGCGCCGCCGAGCCGCGTCGCCGGAAGGATGGGTATGACCCGGGGGGCGGTCAGCCGCCTGACCGACCGTCTGGTTGGGAAGGGGATGGTGTCGCGGAAGGATGATCCGGCGGACGGCCGGGCGCACAACCTCAGTCTTACCCCGGCCGGGCGACGGCTCCTGCCCGAGCTGGCCGCGCTCGCGGAGCGGAACGAAGCCGAATTTTTCGGAACATTCACCCGGCGGGAAAAATCTCAAATCGAGGCTTTTTTCAAACGTGTCATCAAGGAACGGGGCATCGACGGGACCGCCACGGACTAA
- a CDS encoding aspartyl/asparaginyl beta-hydroxylase domain-containing protein yields MAETHPIPPKAARLPLNFDPAALQEDLAALGSGEWVAHFNTGFFSGDWSGAALRAVAGSANAMVADTHQGEFSDTTLLGRCNHLRGVVESFKCPLRSVRLLRLTAGSNIREHRDYDLGYDAGEVRVHVPVITNPGVEFFLDGKRIIMNEGECWYLDLNRPHRVRNRGESDRIHLVIDCQLNDWLRGMIAEATPDEGSESGFEPFRRLVLSESAMQEELGAITDRGIFLSHAVELGRKHGFDFLEDDVEAALQDARRKWMERWIA; encoded by the coding sequence ATGGCCGAAACCCATCCCATCCCGCCCAAGGCGGCCCGTCTTCCCCTGAACTTCGATCCCGCGGCCCTGCAGGAGGATCTGGCGGCGCTTGGATCGGGGGAATGGGTGGCGCACTTCAACACCGGATTTTTCAGCGGTGACTGGAGTGGTGCCGCACTGCGCGCGGTCGCTGGATCGGCCAACGCGATGGTTGCGGACACGCATCAGGGAGAGTTTTCCGATACGACGTTGCTCGGCCGATGCAACCACCTGCGCGGGGTGGTGGAGAGTTTCAAGTGTCCCTTGCGCTCCGTCCGTCTGCTCCGCCTGACGGCAGGCTCGAACATCCGCGAGCACCGGGACTATGATCTGGGTTACGACGCGGGCGAGGTGCGGGTCCATGTACCTGTGATCACCAATCCGGGGGTGGAGTTTTTTCTCGATGGAAAACGCATCATCATGAACGAGGGGGAATGTTGGTATCTTGATCTGAACCGGCCGCACCGGGTGCGGAACCGGGGTGAATCCGACCGGATCCACCTGGTGATCGACTGCCAGCTCAATGACTGGCTGCGCGGCATGATCGCGGAGGCCACGCCCGACGAGGGGAGCGAATCCGGCTTCGAGCCTTTCCGCCGCCTGGTTCTCTCCGAATCCGCGATGCAGGAAGAACTCGGCGCGATCACCGACCGCGGGATTTTTCTCAGCCATGCCGTGGAGCTTGGCAGGAAACATGGTTTCGACTTTCTGGAAGACGACGTCGAGGCCGCTCTCCAGGATGCCCGCCGCAAGTGGATGGAAAGGTGGATCGCATGA
- a CDS encoding sulfatase family protein, translated as MKNLLALSLLLVVCAATARAKPNFVLIIADDCTWSDLEIHGGQAKTPNLKKLAEEGMTFTRCFQSSPTCSPTRHNLYTGLYPVKSGAWPNHTMAYDHVKSIAHHLQADGYRTHLSGKTHILPESVFPFEYSGGGGNPDMAAIRTFFGECKERKKPFLLIAASREPHSPHDKGDPDAYPPGQIKLSPIQADTPATRKALSAYFAEITYFDSQVGQVLSALDGQGLRDETFVIVLSEQGYDLPFAKWTCYDAGLHSACVIRWPGRVKPGSSSRAIVEYTDVVPTFLDAAGLPRPEVLDGKSFLPVLTGGAETHREFTFSQETSKGIIAGPIHYGIRSIRGGRYRYIRNLTPGVTFKNAVTPGKVFQSWVRAAANGDGRAAELTKGFQHRPAEELYDCEDDPWNRRNLIGDASLAPVVTDLKARLEAWMKSQGDEGQATEEKALTRMPKKGGGD; from the coding sequence ATGAAAAACCTGCTGGCCCTTTCCCTGCTCCTGGTCGTCTGCGCCGCCACCGCGCGGGCCAAACCGAACTTCGTGCTCATCATCGCGGACGACTGCACATGGAGTGATCTCGAAATCCATGGCGGGCAGGCCAAGACTCCGAACCTGAAAAAACTTGCGGAAGAGGGCATGACCTTCACCCGCTGTTTCCAGAGTTCCCCCACCTGCTCGCCCACGCGGCACAACCTTTACACCGGACTCTATCCGGTGAAGTCAGGAGCATGGCCGAACCACACGATGGCCTACGACCATGTGAAGAGCATCGCCCACCATCTCCAGGCGGATGGATACCGCACCCATTTGTCAGGCAAGACCCACATCCTGCCGGAATCCGTGTTTCCCTTCGAATACTCGGGCGGGGGCGGGAACCCGGACATGGCGGCGATCCGGACCTTCTTCGGCGAGTGCAAGGAGCGGAAAAAACCCTTCCTGCTGATCGCCGCATCCCGGGAGCCGCACTCGCCGCACGACAAGGGAGACCCGGACGCTTATCCGCCGGGGCAGATCAAGCTCTCGCCCATCCAGGCGGACACCCCCGCCACCCGCAAGGCGCTCTCGGCCTATTTCGCGGAGATCACCTATTTTGATTCGCAGGTGGGACAGGTGCTCTCCGCTCTCGACGGGCAGGGACTGCGCGACGAAACCTTCGTCATCGTCCTCAGCGAGCAGGGATACGACCTGCCTTTCGCAAAATGGACCTGCTATGACGCGGGCCTGCACAGCGCGTGCGTCATCCGCTGGCCGGGCAGGGTGAAACCCGGGTCCTCATCACGGGCGATCGTCGAATACACCGATGTCGTCCCCACCTTCCTCGATGCCGCCGGATTGCCGCGCCCGGAGGTGCTCGATGGGAAATCGTTCCTGCCCGTCCTGACGGGGGGCGCGGAGACGCACCGCGAGTTCACCTTTTCCCAGGAAACCTCGAAGGGGATCATCGCCGGACCGATTCACTACGGCATTCGTAGTATCCGGGGCGGGCGCTACCGTTACATCCGCAATCTCACCCCCGGGGTGACATTCAAGAATGCGGTCACGCCGGGCAAGGTCTTCCAAAGCTGGGTCCGTGCCGCGGCGAACGGCGACGGACGTGCGGCGGAACTGACGAAAGGTTTCCAGCATCGCCCGGCGGAAGAACTCTACGATTGCGAGGACGACCCGTGGAACCGCCGCAACCTGATCGGCGACGCCTCGCTCGCCCCGGTGGTGACGGACCTCAAGGCACGGTTGGAGGCATGGATGAAATCACAGGGTGACGAAGGCCAGGCCACCGAGGAAAAAGCCCTTACCCGCATGCCGAAGAAGGGCGGGGGGGATTGA